Proteins from a genomic interval of Rhodothermus marinus:
- the rsmA gene encoding 16S rRNA (adenine(1518)-N(6)/adenine(1519)-N(6))-dimethyltransferase RsmA, which translates to MAAPFRPRKRLGQHFLVDPNIARKIVAALQAAPEDPVVEIGPGTGALTGLLLERYPHLTAIEIDPRAVAELKARWPELDVRQEDVLKVNWAELAEEKGGRLHVVGNLPYYITSPILFALLDAREVLAEAVLMMQREVAERLVAPPGSKMYGILSVAAQLWATPALLFSVSRHVFRPKPRVESAVVRLTFERPLPDVDPELLRQVIRTAFNQRRKTLRNSLRRLLPSETPLPDPWAQARAEDLSPDDYVALTRWLHVTTASLIASRL; encoded by the coding sequence ATGGCCGCGCCGTTTCGTCCCCGCAAGCGCCTGGGCCAGCATTTTCTGGTGGATCCCAACATCGCCCGCAAGATCGTCGCGGCGCTGCAGGCCGCGCCCGAGGATCCCGTCGTCGAGATCGGTCCGGGCACCGGCGCGCTGACCGGCCTGCTGCTGGAGCGCTACCCGCACCTGACGGCCATCGAGATCGATCCCCGGGCCGTGGCCGAACTGAAGGCCCGCTGGCCGGAGCTGGACGTGCGTCAGGAAGATGTGCTGAAGGTGAACTGGGCGGAGCTGGCCGAGGAGAAAGGCGGACGTCTCCACGTCGTCGGCAACCTGCCCTACTACATCACCAGCCCGATTCTGTTTGCGCTGCTCGACGCCCGCGAGGTGCTGGCCGAGGCCGTGCTCATGATGCAGCGCGAGGTGGCCGAGCGTCTGGTTGCACCGCCCGGTAGCAAAATGTACGGCATTCTGAGCGTGGCCGCCCAGCTCTGGGCCACCCCTGCGCTGCTGTTTTCCGTCTCCCGCCATGTTTTTCGTCCGAAGCCCCGTGTCGAAAGCGCCGTCGTGCGCCTGACCTTCGAGCGACCGCTCCCGGACGTCGATCCCGAACTGCTGCGCCAGGTTATCCGGACGGCCTTCAACCAGCGCCGCAAAACGCTGCGCAACAGCCTGCGCCGCCTGTTGCCATCCGAAACACCCCTGCCCGATCCCTGGGCCCAGGCCCGCGCCGAAGACCTTTCCCCTGACGACTATGTGGCCCTGACCCGATGGCTGCACGTCACAACCGCCTCTCTGATTGCATCCCGCCTGTAA
- a CDS encoding dienelactone hydrolase family protein: MRLWIFTLLLLTVPFVRAQDPIRERLERSPRHQEWVAITYDGRTVHTFVVYPERDTPATAVVLIHENRGLSDWVRSVADRLAEAGYLALAPDLLSGMAPGGGRTTDFPGEDAAREAIYRLPPEQVMADLDAVVDYARNLPAANGKVAVAGFCWGGAQAFRFATHRPDLAAAFVFYGTGPDDPEAVARIQCPVYGGNDARVNATIPRTDSLMRAAGKTFVYEIYEGAGHAFMRRGETADTTDANRRARDAAWQRWLRLLQTL; the protein is encoded by the coding sequence ATGCGCCTCTGGATCTTTACGCTGCTGCTGTTGACCGTTCCTTTCGTTCGGGCCCAGGATCCGATTCGCGAGCGGCTGGAACGATCGCCCCGCCACCAGGAATGGGTGGCCATCACCTACGACGGCCGCACCGTGCACACGTTCGTCGTCTATCCCGAACGCGACACGCCCGCCACGGCCGTCGTGCTCATCCACGAAAACCGGGGTCTGTCGGACTGGGTGCGGAGCGTGGCCGACCGCCTGGCCGAGGCGGGCTACCTGGCGCTGGCGCCGGACCTGCTCTCGGGCATGGCGCCCGGAGGCGGCCGCACCACCGATTTTCCAGGCGAAGACGCCGCCCGCGAGGCGATCTATCGCCTGCCGCCCGAACAGGTGATGGCCGACCTGGACGCCGTCGTGGACTACGCGCGCAACCTGCCGGCCGCCAACGGCAAAGTGGCCGTGGCGGGCTTCTGCTGGGGCGGCGCCCAGGCCTTCCGTTTTGCCACCCACCGGCCCGACCTGGCCGCTGCGTTCGTCTTCTACGGCACCGGCCCTGACGATCCGGAAGCCGTGGCCCGTATTCAATGCCCCGTCTACGGCGGCAACGACGCCCGCGTGAACGCCACGATCCCGCGCACCGACTCGCTCATGCGGGCGGCCGGCAAGACGTTCGTCTATGAGATCTACGAAGGAGCCGGCCACGCCTTCATGCGCCGCGGCGAGACGGCCGACACCACCGACGCCAACCGACGCGCCCGCGACGCCGCCTGGCAACGCTGGCTCCGGCTGTTACAGACACTTTAG
- a CDS encoding tetratricopeptide repeat protein encodes MRHRQGLLLIGLLLLGSLSGDVGRTQSAPAVSVLDDPLVRTEGRTGLDLLYDLDFAGAQAHFAQIIQRYPDHPIGPFLTGLNLWWQILLDLSDRSRDEAFYNLMDAVLKRCERMLRRDPDNLDALFFKSAALGFRGRLRANRGDWFQAALDGKRALDAVMALARRRPQNPDFRFGKALYDYYAAVIPERYPFVKPVMIFFPSGDREAGLRQLEDTARHGYYIQAEAVYFLAMIYYLFEEDYARTMEHVRWLRAHFPNNGYFHTLEGRVYVRWGHWQQGRQTFEAVLSRFQEGHRGYNAAMAEQALYFIALSYMLERRYQAALDYLLKLEALTARRKEDTYFKVMGRLRQGMAYDALGQRDIAILRYREVLQMKDFGRAHERARQYLKMPYRG; translated from the coding sequence ATGCGCCACCGGCAAGGTCTGCTGCTGATCGGACTCCTGCTGCTCGGAAGCCTGAGCGGGGACGTTGGCCGCACCCAATCGGCGCCGGCCGTCTCCGTACTGGACGACCCGCTGGTGCGTACCGAGGGCCGCACCGGCCTGGACTTGCTCTACGACCTGGATTTCGCCGGGGCCCAGGCCCACTTTGCCCAGATCATCCAGCGCTATCCGGACCACCCGATCGGCCCCTTCCTGACCGGCCTGAACCTCTGGTGGCAGATCCTGCTGGACCTGTCGGACCGCTCCCGCGACGAGGCGTTCTACAACCTGATGGACGCCGTGCTGAAGCGATGCGAACGCATGCTGCGCCGCGACCCGGACAACCTGGACGCCCTCTTCTTCAAAAGCGCGGCGCTTGGCTTCCGGGGCCGGCTGCGCGCCAATCGGGGCGACTGGTTTCAGGCGGCGCTCGACGGCAAACGCGCGCTCGACGCCGTCATGGCACTGGCCCGGCGGCGTCCTCAGAACCCGGACTTCCGCTTCGGCAAGGCGCTCTACGACTACTATGCGGCCGTTATCCCGGAGCGCTACCCCTTCGTCAAGCCGGTCATGATCTTCTTTCCGTCCGGCGACCGGGAGGCCGGCCTGCGCCAGCTCGAGGACACGGCCCGGCACGGCTACTACATTCAGGCCGAGGCCGTCTACTTTCTGGCCATGATCTATTACCTCTTCGAGGAGGACTACGCGCGCACGATGGAGCACGTGCGCTGGCTGCGTGCGCACTTTCCCAACAACGGCTACTTTCACACGCTGGAGGGCCGCGTCTACGTGCGCTGGGGACACTGGCAGCAGGGACGCCAGACCTTCGAGGCCGTGCTGAGCCGCTTCCAGGAAGGACACCGGGGCTACAACGCGGCAATGGCCGAGCAGGCCCTGTACTTCATCGCGCTTTCCTATATGCTGGAGCGCCGCTATCAGGCCGCGCTGGATTACCTGCTCAAGCTGGAGGCCCTCACCGCCCGCCGCAAAGAGGACACCTACTTCAAGGTGATGGGCCGGCTGCGTCAGGGTATGGCCTACGACGCGCTGGGCCAGCGCGACATCGCCATCCTCCGCTACCGCGAAGTGCTTCAGATGAAAGACTTCGGCCGCGCCCATGAACGCGCCCGCCAGTACCTGAAAATGCCTTACCGGGGATGA
- a CDS encoding vWA domain-containing protein, with protein MWIRYTQWDPKRHGRKQSTFERLFELFKQLLHFTAGDAAEALRWLSQLDQEYGLTDEEMGLGDFIEELKRRGYLQDDERTGVVQITPRMERTLRQSALEEIFRKLRRGSLGQHKTPYAGQGDERLPETRPWQFGDDPHLLDLTGTLSNAFRRSGIDQWSLREEDLEVYETDHHTSVATVLLIDLSHSMVLYGEDRITPARKTALALAELITTRYPKDTLDIVAFGNDAWEVSLKELPYLQVGPYYTNTRAALQRARQILHRRKNRNKQIFLITDGKPSCHFENGRMYRNAFGLDRRIVNKVLDEAVRCRREGITITTFMVARDPYLQQFVQQLTRANRGRAYYASLDRLGEYLFEDYVRNRRKHLR; from the coding sequence ATGTGGATACGCTACACGCAATGGGATCCGAAGCGGCACGGCCGAAAGCAATCGACGTTCGAGCGGCTCTTTGAACTGTTCAAGCAACTGCTGCACTTCACGGCGGGCGATGCGGCCGAGGCGCTCCGGTGGCTCAGCCAGCTCGATCAGGAGTACGGCCTGACCGACGAAGAAATGGGCCTGGGCGACTTCATCGAAGAACTCAAGCGCCGGGGCTACCTGCAGGACGATGAGCGGACGGGCGTCGTGCAGATCACGCCGCGCATGGAGCGCACGCTGCGCCAGAGCGCCCTCGAAGAGATCTTCCGCAAGCTACGCCGGGGCAGCCTGGGCCAGCACAAGACGCCCTATGCCGGTCAGGGCGACGAACGATTGCCCGAAACCCGCCCCTGGCAGTTCGGCGACGACCCGCACCTGCTGGATCTGACGGGCACGCTCTCGAACGCCTTCCGCCGGAGCGGCATCGACCAGTGGTCGCTGCGCGAAGAAGACCTGGAGGTGTACGAGACCGACCACCACACGAGCGTGGCGACGGTGCTGCTGATCGACCTGTCGCACTCCATGGTGCTTTACGGCGAAGACCGCATCACGCCGGCCCGCAAGACCGCGCTGGCCCTGGCCGAACTGATCACCACCCGCTACCCGAAGGATACGCTCGACATCGTGGCCTTCGGCAACGACGCCTGGGAAGTCTCACTCAAGGAGCTGCCCTACCTGCAGGTGGGCCCCTACTACACGAACACGCGGGCGGCGCTGCAGCGGGCCCGCCAGATTCTGCACCGCCGCAAAAACCGCAACAAGCAGATCTTCCTGATCACCGACGGCAAGCCGAGCTGCCACTTCGAAAACGGCCGCATGTACCGCAACGCCTTCGGTCTGGATCGCCGCATTGTGAACAAGGTGCTCGACGAGGCCGTCCGTTGCCGTCGCGAGGGCATCACGATCACCACGTTCATGGTGGCCCGCGATCCCTACCTGCAGCAGTTCGTCCAGCAGCTCACCCGGGCCAACCGCGGCCGCGCCTACTACGCCAGTCTGGACCGCCTGGGTGAGTACCTGTTCGAGGACTACGTGCGCAACCGCCGCAAGCACCTGCGCTGA